The Spirochaetota bacterium genome has a segment encoding these proteins:
- a CDS encoding type II CAAX endopeptidase family protein, whose product MTNLGNAYPTPRPPLVKFVPVLFFFLGGYFCFHHAYFTFIYQYALFILLLTLVTLLYDRNLLTAPRLFALPSRRREMGVLAAAFGVLVGVQFLLSKFIKAPLIYGFYGASSTLSGGEIMLVLLLVVIPFEEVFFRGYLQYHLSHMMGRKAGFVCSSLLFGLFFAMAGGKWTFAAFLLTGFFFGYLYLRTSSVVLVAALRSFLVLLSGLLTF is encoded by the coding sequence ATGACCAACCTGGGGAATGCATATCCCACGCCGCGCCCGCCGCTGGTGAAGTTTGTTCCAGTGCTGTTTTTTTTCCTTGGCGGATATTTTTGCTTTCACCACGCCTATTTTACCTTTATTTACCAGTATGCGCTGTTCATTCTCCTCCTGACCCTGGTCACGCTTCTATATGATAGAAACCTGCTTACGGCCCCCAGACTGTTTGCCCTGCCGTCGCGGAGGCGCGAAATGGGCGTCCTCGCCGCCGCCTTCGGCGTCCTGGTCGGTGTACAGTTTCTTCTGTCCAAATTTATTAAGGCGCCGCTCATTTATGGTTTCTATGGGGCTTCTTCCACCCTTTCGGGAGGGGAGATAATGCTGGTCCTCTTGCTGGTTGTCATTCCTTTCGAAGAGGTGTTCTTCCGGGGATATCTGCAATACCATCTTTCGCACATGATGGGCCGGAAGGCGGGCTTTGTATGCTCATCGCTTCTTTTCGGCCTGTTTTTCGCAATGGCGGGCGGGAAATGGACTTTCGCGGCTTTTCTGCTGACCGGGTTTTTTTTCGGATATCTCTATTTGAGGACCTCGTCGGTCGTTCTTGTGGCCGCGCTTCGCTCCTTTCTGGTGCTTCTTTCCGGGTTGCTCACTTTTTAA